Within Microbacterium proteolyticum, the genomic segment GGATCTCGCGGATGACGCCGTCCTCGATGAGGATGTCGGTGCGGGCGAGGTCGCCGAGTTCCGGGTCGACGGTGGCCGCCGCCACGTTGCGGATGAGTGTGCGCATGGTCGCTCCCTCGCGATCCGATCGGGTCTGCGTCGACCCGACGTTGTGCTGAACTACACACGAATGTACAGTCGCACCCAGATTTGTAAAGCCTGAGCGAACGTTCAGCCGGTGTCGAGGAGGACCCATGTCACGAACGAGCCCCCGGATCGCCGTGCTCGGCACCGGTGCCCAGGGAGCCAGCATCGGCGCGGACCTGCTGCGCGCCGGTCTCGACGTCACCTACATCGAGCAGTGGCCCGCCCACGTCGAGGCCATGCGCGCCCGCGGCATCGAGGTACGGCTCCCCGACGAGACGCACGTGACCCCCGTCCACCCGCTGCATCTGTGCGAGGTCGCGACGCTGCGCGAGCCGTTCGACATCGTGTTCATCGTCGTGAAGGCCTACGACACGCGCTGGGTCGCGGAGCTCATCGCCCCGCACGTCGCCGAGGACGGCTTGGTCGTGGGCGTGCAGAACGGGATGACCCAGGATGCCATCGCCGCCGCCGTGGGGGCGCACCGCACCATGGGCGCGGTGATCGAGGTGGCATCCAACATGTTCGAGCCGGGCATCGTGAACCGCCAGACGCCGGTCTCCGGCTCGTGGTTCGCGGTCGGTGCGTACGACGACGCGGCGCGGGGGCGCGAGCACGAGGTGCAGGCGGTGCTCTCGCACACGGGGCGGGTGGACGTCTCCCCCGACATCCGTTCGTCGAAGTGGATGAAGCTCGTCGCCAACGCGGGCGAGCTCGTCCCGTCCGCGATCCTCGACCTGCCCCTGGCCTCCGCCGTCGCGCTGCCGGGTGTGCACGACTTCATGATCGAGTGCGGCAAGGAGGCCGCGCGCGCCGCCCTCGCCGACGGCAGCCGCCTCGTCCCCATCTTCGGTCTCTCCGACGACGCCGTGACCGACCCCGACCGCTACGCCGCCGACCTGCTGGGCGCGGTGCTCGACAGCTTCTCGCTCCCCGACACGAACACCACCGTGCTGCAGGACTGGATGAAGGGCCGCCACGCCGAGTACGACGAGGTCAACGGTCTCGTCGTGTCGGTGCTGGCCGCGGCGGGCCAGGAGGCGCCCTACAACGCGCACACCGTCCGGCTCGCGAAAGAGATCGAAGCCGGACGGATGCCGCGTTCCGCCGCCAACCTCGACGTCCTGTTGGACGTCCCCGGACGCGGGTGAGGCTCGGCCGTGTTCAGGCGCGGCGCACAGGATGTGCGCGAATCGGCCGGTAGCGTGTTCTCGCGAAGGGCGGGGTCCCGGTGATCGGGTTCACCTCCGTCGGACGAGGAGGCGCGGACATGACCGACGACATCGGCAGCAGGCTGCGCGACGCGCGGCTGCAGCGCGGCATGAGCCTGCGCAGCGTCGCCAGCTCGCTGGGCGTCTCGGCGAGCCTGATCTCGCAGGTCGAGACGGGCAAGACGCAGCCCTCGGTCTCGACCCTCTACGCGATGGTCACGCACCTCGGCATCTCGATCGATGAGCTGCTCGGCGTCTCCCCCACGCCGCCGGCCGGTACCGCCGCTCCCGCGCCCGAGCCCCTTCCCGCGGATCTCACGGTGCAGCGCGCCGCCGACAACGCCGTCCTCGACATGGAGA encodes:
- a CDS encoding ketopantoate reductase family protein, which gives rise to MSRTSPRIAVLGTGAQGASIGADLLRAGLDVTYIEQWPAHVEAMRARGIEVRLPDETHVTPVHPLHLCEVATLREPFDIVFIVVKAYDTRWVAELIAPHVAEDGLVVGVQNGMTQDAIAAAVGAHRTMGAVIEVASNMFEPGIVNRQTPVSGSWFAVGAYDDAARGREHEVQAVLSHTGRVDVSPDIRSSKWMKLVANAGELVPSAILDLPLASAVALPGVHDFMIECGKEAARAALADGSRLVPIFGLSDDAVTDPDRYAADLLGAVLDSFSLPDTNTTVLQDWMKGRHAEYDEVNGLVVSVLAAAGQEAPYNAHTVRLAKEIEAGRMPRSAANLDVLLDVPGRG